The following DNA comes from Salvia splendens isolate huo1 chromosome 17, SspV2, whole genome shotgun sequence.
cacatgccattgccgctactcctgggatgcggaccattgcGATCAAATCGGGAGTACTGGCAgttttgtcccacttctacGGTCTTTCGAAGGAGTGTCTGTACGCTTTTCTGGAGGAattctgccgatactgtgatattcagcctgtgccggctggatccacatccgaagattataggctcaaagctattcccttcgttttaaAGTGCGATGCGGGTGTCAGGCTGTCAAGGCggccagaaggatccatcagaaccTGGGCAaaattccgcatgatattcctaGATCGCTTTTTCCCAGCATCGaagacaagtgccctgaaaagggagattacagaggctaggcaggagtacgatgaaccccttggccagtactgggacagattccaaggtttgcttcaagcatgccccaaccacaagatgGATGAGAATGAAATCTACTCTGTTTTCTACAGTGGACTCACTGTGGatagcaagaacgacctcaacctcgcagctcaatgagatttctcaaagactgcattcagccaagccaaaaatatactggagaggctgatcgaggcTAAGCGGCCTTATGAgacatctcgagggcagtataGGAGAGGGGCAGTGCATgtagcagaggcgcgcaatgatgaaaagttggaggctcgatttgagcagatggaaaagaaactgctggaggcagtagagaaagccagaccacctccaccacctgcaccaaaggaaacacagtatgtgccgcaaccgtccccaccagaagagcatcactactacTATTGCGAGTTCCCCCCTGAGGTAGGGCCGCAGGCACAAGTAAATGTCGTTGGCCACTAgaacgcaaatggcaactggatccagtggaagcagagagatgctccatggaggaACCACCCAAATTTcaggtggactgatcagaattAGAGCCAACCATCGCAACCCTCGACACTGCAGATGCAACCCTCtgaagggcagcccaactggcctgctTGGGTCCAGGATAgatcaaacactggagggaacagaatgcagggaggtcaggcaAGATGGTCAAATGGACcgcaagggaactggtcaagtggaggacagtctaactggtcaagtcgacaacaggaaggagaatgtgggtaccaacaccaaggccCTCAGTTTAGCAACTAGGGAAGACAGtcaaataatcaaattatgaactatgtcccgcagtactaggggtgagcaaaaaacccggaaaccgaatatccgaaccgaaccaaaccgaaattttgaaattcggttcgtatttttcggtttttcggttcggttcggtttttaaaataaaaaaattttggtttttcggttcggttcggttcggttcggttcaggcgaagaaaaaaccgaaaaactgaattttatatatattctattaatttaatatattatattatatataatatatattcttttaatatattctactatataatatatattatatgtattattaattttatattatatataaatattctaatagtatatataaaataaaataaaataaaatacacatatataaatatatatttatattatatttatttttttcaggtttttcgggttttttcaggtttttcggtttttcggcttcggtttttcagtttttcgggttcggttcggtttggattttgaattaaattcggtttttcggttttggcaaaaaaccgaaccgaaacccgaatgcacacccctacgcAGTACCAAAGAGGGAACCAACAGAATAATCCTCCCCAGAACCAGCCAGAGCAGCATGGACCTTTCGGCTACTatcagcaaggccatggaggaggtcgATTTAATCAGAGATATAACAAACAACAATttgaaggtccaggagatgtGATGATCCCGGATCAGCCCCAAGATGCgatgcgagaaatacaagagaCTTAGAAAGAACAGAGGGTTGCACTCGagatgcttacaaagcagttatctcaggtcgccatgtcactgggtgagctgagagggaatgaaggaaagCTCCCGGCCCCAGTGCAATAACCTACAGGGctagaaaatgtcaatacagtctctctgaaatcggAAACAGTTTGCCAAAGCTCATCTACGAGTTTTGTAGCACCTAGACCCAATCATAACGGAAGCCTTGAGTCCAGcacccttgatcaagtcacacAAGGAAAAGAGTCCAGCACCCGTAAACAGGTTGTTGGGAAGAGGAAGATGGGCGAAACAGAAAATGTGACTGGAGTgatccaacctagtgatcttcCACCCAAGAAAGCTGACCCATGGGTGTTTACGCTTCCAATCTCCATCAGAGAcgttctaatggagcaagcaatgtgcgacctaggggcttccatcaatgtTATGCCATATTCTATGTATGAAAAGCTGGGGGAAGCAAAGCTAGTCGAAGCCGATATAGTGATACAGCTAGCGAATGGGActtgcatttaccccgagggaATTCTAGAGAATGAAATCGTCAAAGTGAACAAATTTGTGTACCTCGCCGACTTCTTTGTCATAAAGATGACGGAgccaggagcggaggagtcCGTTGGAATTCTCTTGGGAAGACATTTCCTATCTACCGTCAGCACAGTCATTGATGTCCGCCATGGTACGATGAATCTAGAGTTTCATGGAGAACGACTTACAGTTGACATTAATGAAGCTGCAAGGGAGCCACGGGACAACGAAAGCATACAATCGGTAGATACCGTCAGGCCTTTGGAACAAAAGAGTCTGGAAGCTGAACTCTTCATTAAACCATCCTTTTATTCCACTGATAATGAAAAGCTTAAGGAGGAAGCAGCTGACTAGTTCGAAGCAACGATGATTgggaaaatggatgatgaagcTATTGAAAAAGCAATTACGGATTTCTGCAAGCCAACACGACCCGCCAAGACAGAAGAGATCACTCAACCAGGAAGAATcgaaaaaccacctgaccaagccatTCCACTGAGAAGAAAGTTGGAAGCGAGTCCCTCGCCTACGAGGCAACTATTACCTTTACCTGGGTCGCCAGTCCAATCAGACATATCACAAGCCAGATCTGTAAGAACATGGAGGACAATTGATGAAAAAACTGAGACCGAGTGGAGAAGGAGTCAAGTGGAAAACAGCAAACCTGATGGAGATGAACCCAAATCGGTACATGCATCCAGCCACGGTGGAAAAGGAGTGACCGATCCCTCCTCGAGAAAGGAAGAGCCCATCGGTGAACAGGAAGGGTTACCGTCCCAGTGTCAAATCAAACTAATATCGGAATGGGCGAACTCTAATAACACCATGGCGACATACACACTGGAAGCAAACATGCACAAAGGAGACCCCCCAATCCGCTCTCCTTCGTAGGAAAGGGTCATCGGGTTGAACCTTACAGAGACAAGGCCAAGGCAGGCATGGTGGAAAAAGTTCCACCAACCCTGCCCAATCTCAGCCAGTGACCAGGtagaaggagtgatcgggtactccTGCGTAGTCCGCTTGATCAAGCAGCAAATTCTAAaactattaaactgatcaagtgacgtccTAGGGGAACCCAGTCAAATCcttgtagttagtgtaaatagtttttcaaagagttagttttttttatgtcttagaaaattaaaagtcggaagtggaggcaagaaactgatcaagtggaattattGAGTTTGCATCTGGATTTAACTTACCACTTGATCGGTGCAACGAAGGCTAACCAATGGCCACAGTGATTCAATTGATCAGGGACAGGTGGTGATAGGACATATGCAGTCATTGGAGAAGTGTTAGGCTGCGCCAACTGTCGCAATGAAAGGAACATCCCAAGGAGAAAGAGAAAGCGTATCAGggaagctaagccagctggtACTCTGAAAAGGTGCGCCCGTACATGAGCAGTCATTAGAGGATCAGGTTGACCAagtcaaaaaaaaatttgagaaaaagaaaagggcaggaaaaagttgtaacctgactcGAGAAATCGAAAGTTAGGAAATAAGCTAAAAATTTAAAAGGCTAAAGGTCGTTTTTTTGACCAAAGTAAGTATCtagtagaaaaataaatatcccaacTTGATCCAGCAAGTCTAGTCATAACTTTGAtcttttgactcatgtgatttttctttttacaatttaaaatttttattttaaacttagaacccctaggagcCTACCCTTAAGCCCCGTTACAACaaaaaacaaagaccttaaggaactatcttgtgcagtccgattcaaggtattaaaattgtggcaataccgagtgaacaatcctaacatctctggtgagaaatgagcgACTGAGTGAATCAACAGTGGTTTagattgagcaatcttgacaaactgacaccttgatcaagcaaacgcGAAAAAGAAGAAACTTAAgctactggcaaatggattgaccttaacctcaggtatgattgttggaaatttattcggtctaatgcatacatgtgtttttggttttgagtcttgtttttcttttcgtcttcttttactcgtgaaatgagtaaaccatgcctgaaatttgccttatctttttcttttctttttttttatatacttgaggacaagtatgttttaagtgtgagcagtttgataagattcatttcatgcattggtttaagggtaaaatgtgtactacttgatcggtttatcgcgcaaaataagtgttaattgtgcagaaatgccgcttgaccaaggcagcaaggctgaactaatcaagcaagtacaaaaggcgataaaaggccaaaaatcggggaagttgatcaaggggagtagtcaagcagttaaggaggggaccactgggtatcagaagaaggacatgcgaggctatgagctggatggtgcgcaacattctgttatcaaggacaacgttctagaaggggacacgtgctgatacatgagacgcaaggacgaagctgagtcactaatttgttactgaaaagcgtcatcgattctagaagaagagcacgtagcaatccataagtcgctcattctcaacatgagtgaatattccctgtcaagatcgttatccagctggaggccgagtcgagcttataaatagaggatgtgccaccacatgaaaaagagaccgatcctttactttctgtctagtttagcttagtttagttctctagcttagtccagttctctagaatagcttagcttagataaagtaatgcgtagttagaaaTGGCAAtcaaagaagcgctgcagaatacttgttatctgtcggcgtattcctaaattttccgccgagattcttctcggttttacttgctttcttattttccgaagtattagcttagtttcaaATTTACGTTGTACTtagtataattttaattgaagttgttttattttaatccacgcatttacttttccgctgtcacctgcaattcacttgacccggtagttaaagttcctttgatcaagttagcaaaatttaattctgtctagagtaaaaacagttgttaaaaactcccaagttaaagcgtggcagcagccaacccccctgttcactactcacacactcgacacaccaacttctatgtgggatcgaccccaaacttgccgctttactgttaaagtagtgcaaaattgggagttttcAAATTACATTGGTAGGAAATGAGCGAGAGCGAGTTCgaatcgatcaagtggcaacgatatTTGTTAACTGATTCAATCGGTTCtgttatcttcaatataacttggtctgAATTCGCGCCCCTCTCGAGGCCTTCCACCACTCACTGACATTTTGCAGGTAGAAGGCACGCATAggccagctggatcagtttgatgATTTAACTTGAGCAAGCCACGAAGATacaaaaagaatgagaagaacAGAGAGCACAAAAGTGAAAGCTCTTTCAGTCGGAGGGAATAGTAACAAGATATAATCTAAGATTAAGTGTGATAGTTGGAAACGAttgactatgactaattatcacataattTATCATCTAGAATTAAGTTGTAGGATTCAGTCTCAAGAATCAAATACacttacatatttaatcccgAGATACAATCATGCAACCCAACAACCCcgtaatgtttttatttaatttaagttgtattGTTAAAAGATTGAGCCACGAATATAACTGCCCAAGTACAGAATGAAAATATTAACTTGCCTTCATTAAATTAGTCGATGTTAATCTTATATATTTGGTCCACAACTCACAGCCACAGCTATTAACAATAACACGATTAAGGGTGAATTATTAGTCCGTATACGTTACATATGGAATTTGTCGCCATAATATTTGTCTTAATCATTTTGCAGTGAAGAAAGGTACTAGTAAGACATTATCACATTTATCATATTGATAAAAGCTACTaccttcgtcccataatagaaGTCATactttctttttagtttgtcccacaaaagatgtcacattttcttttttgcaaAAAGTTCTCCCTCATCACATTaatgaaaatatattattttctctctccacttaacaaacaaaataacgTCTCCTAAAATTTTATGTCACTTCCCAAGCGTGCTAtatattatgggacggagaagTACTACTTATAAGATACATAGAAACTAGTATGAAGTGCTATGTTaatattttgttaaaaaaagtTAATCAACTACTAATCCAGAGATATGATAACAAAACCGATgcactttgattttttttttaaattcatccTACTCCCTTCTCCCCCAATTATATGTTctagtttttcatttttgacCGTCTCATGTTAATAGTATCACTTCACTTCACTTTAATAGTGGGCCTCATATTACACTAATTTacttatattcatattttattataaaattattatatataaaacCAGGATCCACATTTTACTAATCTTTTCAATTCACTTCCTATTACTACCATTCTTAAATTCGCGTCGGATAAAAGTGGGCCACATTAAAAATAGAGTGAGTATATAAAGTGGGACACGTATTGGAAAACAGAGTGAGTACATACCTACCTTATCCTTCtgtaaaccttaatttttatcTGGATTTCAGTACATAAAGATATGGTATCTACTTTTCATCATATACTGAAATTGGGAACATTCTATATTTATGGTATAACAAAATCATCAGTGTAtcaaaattattactccctccgtcctactcAAGATGGCCACATTCTTCAGTGGtatgagattttaggaagtgttgttaggtagaataaagtagagtgaaaaaatgtagttgaatattttaatgaggagagataaggttatttccaaaattggaatgtggtcatcttgattaagacaaacaaaaaaggaaaggtggTTATTTTTattgagatggagggagtactattattattatgtcAATCATAACagaattattaaaatttcacagTAATGAAAATTTAGTGATTTAGTAAACTTTCCCCTtcttccatgaataaatatcCCGCTCTGATggacatgaattttaagaaatgtaaataaaagtggATGGAAAAGTTAAGAAGATATAGGCTGTActtttatttatagtattaattttacaCTCACCCGTCCCTAAAAAATAGACAACATTTGAAattacatgaattttaatgtacaattggtaaagtaagataaagatagaaagaaaaagtgattgaagtattgttaatgaTAATAAGACTCACCTCATTAAGGAGAAAACAGTTCCCCTTAATAGAATaggtctatttttaaggaacatcccaaaatgataaatttagtttatatttaagagacggatgaagtaataaaatattagtgaaatatattagtggaaaataaaatttatttaccaCATCTAAaggtgaaatgagacatttagtTGTAAATGATGTGAATCAAATCTCCGTCTTTTATCCTTCAACTTTAGTGGTTTTACACAAATTTGATTTCATTTGAGAACACTATTTTCATTGTAGGACGAAAAAGACATGAGATGGAGTTGGGATGAAAATGACAGCTAAGGATAAAGTTCTGAGAACAACTTTGGAATAATACAAAAGATCCACTTGGCCTGAGTGACAACTTCATCTCCGATACAGAAGAGAAGATCCACTCGGTCTGAGTGGTATTGTGGTGAGAAGACACTCATTCTGAGTGGCTATCATATCTCCAAGATCCAGTCGATCTAGTGGGTTGAGGGCAGAAACACCGCTCTCAGTGACAGTTATTGGCGTGCTATTCAATTTTTAACTCACTTCTTGAGAGCGGTTTTGGAAATTCTTTGCAGATTCAAAAACACCCTCCCTTCATTCTAAGGTAGTTGATGTGTTTCTTTTttacacatgttttaagaaaatgattgaCTCATGCTAATTTGGCAATCAAAAGCGTCACACGCAAGTGTACGGGATATTTAGCACGTGGCAAGTTAAAATTATCGATCCTCGAAGACTAAATGCTGGAATGAATACTATGATGCAATGTCAAACACTATTTAGACTAATGATGGGGGTTTTGGGTTTTCTTAACTAATAATGAAGAACAAATAAGTAAGTAAAGACAATTaactaaataaagaaaataaaatatggttTACAAGGAAAGGATAGGGAAATGGATCCGTCGGAATGGATCAAGGATGTCACCTACGGgtcatgctcatctattgggCCTCAATTGTGGTTAGGAAAGTCGGGATGGTTGGTTAGACCCTCTCTCGTGTGCATCTAACACGTTGATCGACCTCTCTATAGCACATGCATCTCTTGATCACATGTGTTGCACGGAGTTATTGATTGCACATCTATCCTAATCATGCATTTCTCAATGACAACAATTAAGTAAGAAATATATttaattggtagctaagcaaatAGATAATAAAAGCCCAAAAATCAACAATACCAACAATATGAGATAGAAAAGCATTAAACCAAATATCAATCCATacaatctaatcaaacttctccAAATCCTCACTAGAAAATTAACTAAACATGATCAAagtcaaataaaatgaaatacaaaGGAAATGAAAGAAAGCATAGTAGAAAGATAAACTAGAACTCCCTCTAGGTGGGATTGATGGTAAGGAGTCTTCTCCTTCAATCTCTTGAGAGGAGAAGCTCTTTGGCCTTCAAATCCTCTTCATTCTCTTGTTTCAGCTCGAAAATGTGTTTCTGGGAGTTAGGGTTCGAAAAATGTGATGTCCCTTTTATATTTGGGGTGAAAAATGGGCAAAATAAGGAAGCTGTCGAAAATGTCCGACCTGGCGATTTGCATGTGTCAAAATgtccgaccgggcgttttgtcTGGAACCCGTAATTCACTTCAAAACGCCCGGGCGGGAATTTCTTCGGATGGAAAACGCCTGACCTGGCGAACTATCTGTATCTTGATATGCAATTCTAGCTAGAACGCCCGGGCGGGTATTTCTTCGCCTAGAAAACGTCCGGGCGGGCTTTGTATTGTCCCGTTCAACTCCGATTAAGCTCGTTTTAGACCTGTTTTTGCATCAAGACTTCGACAAACTTGTTAGCTCTATAAATAGCAAATAAGTGGATGAAACCTAGACTTTACTCAACAACTTGTGTAAATCACCCACCTAAACctcctaaactatgagtttgtcaatgatattgaataattaaagtggagagagaataaagtaagagataaactAATGTACAAAAGACTCTTCTTTATATTATTCTGtctattactttactctctttccattttaactatttattactccatttatccgtgaataggagtcccgattcacttttatcacaaatggtaatagggtctcaccttccactaactcattctactcacatttcatttaaaactaataaataaaagtgggatccctattccactaacttttttctaccaatttcttaacatttcttaaaacccgtgccgtccataaatgagactcctaatggcggacggaggaagtatcattttctcaaaacaagtgcaaaaaaagaaatgactcaaccatcttgggacggagggagtactatgaaAGATAGGAAAAGAcgaggaagaagaagcagaaagAGTTTTAAGCCAATTATGGCCAAAACTCCGGCAAACTGAAGACTAGCAACGTCCCATTTCACGAGATCATGGTTTTCCTAGTTTAATTGTATGGATGAAATTCTCATTTTATCTTGATTTATTCTTAGGTCTTTGTTGTTATCCCGCTTTTGGTTCTTGAATCATAATATCTCATATGCACATTTTGATGTTGTTTTATATAGTTTTCTGTTGTCTCTTTTACATAGGAAGGGATAGATTGCGTAGATGATAGGCTATCACTCTATACTTGTTCAAATGATAACTTGATAGTAGACATTATGGATCAAAATGAATAGTTTACCGTTCTAGTTTTCCGTGCATATGTAGGATCTTTAATCATTAAAAATCAACTTTGAGATGTATATTTAGCTATCCATAAGTTAACCAATTGTTTACCATGTAGTATAATGTTAGAAAATAGAAACCAAACTATTCTTCATGTGTCTAATGAATGTTAGGAGCGACAATCTCTGGTATTGTTTGTTTATTCTATAGTTCAAATCACTTTTTGTTACATAGAGCATTATTTTAGGCCTCATATCTTCAAATCTAATGATCCatatttagtagtagtaatagtaaTGAACTAAATCTTCgttatcattttattacatCTCCATGTTATATACTCACTCGCCCTCAAAAATAAGAATAGTTTTACCATTTCGGAACATCCCTAAAATTAAACCAAgtttaaatatgaaatttttttaaccAGTTATACattactaataatgtggaccacacaatccactaatactactttcactactttttctctctttattttattttacaattgcacattaaaataCGTGTCATTAATAAGTTTGTCTATTTATTGAGGATAGAGAGATTATTTAAAAACACGAAACAGAAAGTATGTCATTAATTATATAGGAATATTATTACACAAAGGGAAACTTGTAGTGAATATATATATGATCACACGACATGGTGTGAAACACATATTTATCAATTCCAAACATGAGTAGCATCAACACACATAACCAGACAGCaggataattatatatataggagaTGAAACGATTGCAGCTCAGTTGGTGAGAAGATAGGCATCAACGAGAGTGCAGACAGTAACGGCAAGAGGAACATATAGCtgaggaggaggagagagaaTAGTAGCTTTCTCATACTCAATGCTCCATTTTGCCAAACCATCACTTACACTAAGAGTCGCTTTAAAACTCTTGTATACTTGCAGAAGATCTCCGTCCAATATAGTAAATGTGATGATTTTTGCAGCATCGTCTATCGCCTCTAACAATACCTTGGCAGTTGTTGGAATCGCTCCTGTcatcaaataatatatatatatatatatatatataaatatatgcatCAAACTACTatataatacttcctccgtcccagataatttgtcccattcttccattttggtccgtcccatataatttatctcatttcacttttaccattttaggtagtggacttcatattccactaacttatttctactcacattttattataaaactaatatataaaagtaagacctacattccactaactttttcaactcacttttcattacatttcttaaaacccgtgtccggtcaaagtgaaacaaattatctgggacggagggagtagtaacaTAATATCTACCAAAAATAgtattatgatttaatttgtgGATAGATATATTGTGACATTTAATACCAATAATATAGTGCCAGATCTTGATGCAGCCAACGGCGCCCTCCTCTCCTTGGACGAGCTCAACTCCGGTGAAGGCGGCTGGGAATATCTTGACAATGTCGTTCATGTTAAACTTGAAGAAGTTGTAGAATTTATCAGCTGGGCATTTGATTGCAGCGCTAGCAACTAGGGTTTCCACTTGGTTTGCCATTTTGTGTAATTTAGTTTAGTGTGCTTGGACTTGCAAGACTATTATCTTCTGAATTTATATTGCTGTGGCAACATTATTATATTAGTATTGGTTTGTATCATTCATCTAATCCACACCTAAAAAATCTTATAATTAGTGCCCCACTTTGAAATCGGAGAACATATCTTAGCTAATGATTCTTGATAGTGATCATTGGGCATAAATAATTGCGTAGTTATACTTACCATATTTAACTAGtccaatttctttaaagaaacTTGATACTAGTCCCCCTATCCCCGTATGTATTAGACAATAACAAATATgattcacatttcactaacgtTATACTACTCATAATTATTGTACTATAAAAGTAGAATTCACAttgcactaactttttttttcacacactttccttcataaagttaaataattttttaaaacctgtATTAGTCAAATATGAGATCTCTAATGGAAACCGGAGGAAGTAATTTATAATGCATGCATGATCACTCACAGTTTCTTAAGCATGTGTAATCATATTTTAAAGATGGATCATGATCATGTTTTCattcttttacttttctttcattctttttttctat
Coding sequences within:
- the LOC121774128 gene encoding MLP-like protein 43, yielding MANQVETLVASAAIKCPADKFYNFFKFNMNDIVKIFPAAFTGVELVQGEEGAVGCIKIWHYIIGAIPTTAKVLLEAIDDAAKIITFTILDGDLLQVYKSFKATLSVSDGLAKWSIEYEKATILSPPPQLYVPLAVTVCTLVDAYLLTN